One Salmo trutta chromosome 26, fSalTru1.1, whole genome shotgun sequence DNA window includes the following coding sequences:
- the LOC115163433 gene encoding multidrug and toxin extrusion protein 1-like, translating into MEDSGPTLASGPTSNSNLPIMEESSDKLFCCRWVRHRIPLAHREEFYHILRMTGPLLLSRILNYLLPFVITMFCGRLGNAVLAGYGLACATINVTTAATGGGLALACDTLVSQTFGGRNLQRVGVILQRSVLILLLFCLPCWAMLLNTQSILLALGQEPEVARIAQLYVIAYLPAVPAIFLHQLQASYLQNQGILLPQMYTAAAANIANVLTNYILLYWMDLGVIGSAAANTLSQLYICSFLFAYIYWKKLHVKTWGGWTTEALQEWGSYMKLAIPSTLMLCFEWWIYELGGFLAGMLSEVDLAAQHVVIMLAFINYMFPMGIQAAACVRVGNALGAGDTAGAILTSKVSLALSGSMAVIQGIVLISTKTVIAFMFTSDDQIIDLVSQLLNVYCVLQFFDGLVCVCMGIILGTGQQKIAAMANLITYYCLGLPLGISLMFTAGLRVLGFWLGLFICVILQSIFFITVIFRLNWKRMTGKAVKRAGKAGHMVSMRSIVAPEATENSGRTVNGYISVSTEGQEDLRGSNGTPEVKREDGSPNGMLSTTQLVLRRGLTVLAAIVILAVGTCVHLLLPLPISSWSNLSVDWSNTTFTTTSPPKLAPSTVLI; encoded by the exons ATGGAAGACTCTGGGCCTACACTGGCATCTGGGCCCACTTCTAATTCTAATTTACCTATAATGGAGGAGTCTAGTGACAAACTGTTCTGCTGCCGCTGGGTAAGGCACAGAATCCCCCTGGCGCATAGAGAGGAGTTCTACCACATTCTCCGGATGACTGGACCCTTG CTGCTGTCTCGAATCCTAAACTACCTGCTTCCATTTGTCATCACTATGTTCTGTGGTCGCCTGGGGAATGCGGTGTTAGCTGGCTATGGCCTGGCCTGCGCG ACTATTAATGTTACGACTGCAGCAACAGGAGGTGGTCTTGCCTTAGCATGTGACACTTTGGTATCTCAG ACATTTGGTGGTAGGAACCTGCAGCGTGTGGGGGTGATTCTCCAGAGGAGTGTGTTGATCCTGCTGCTCTTCTGTCTGCCCTGCTGGGCCATGCTCCTCAACACCCAGTCTATCCTGCTGGCTCTGGGCCAGGAGCCTGAGGTGGCCAG AATAGCACAGCTGTATGTCATCGCCTACCTACCTGCAGTACCA GCTATTTTCCTGCATCAACTTCAGGCTTCTTATCTCCAAAACCAG GGGATATTACTGCCTCAGATGTACACAGCAGCAGCGGCCAACATCGCCAACGTGCTGACAAACTATATCCTGCTCTACTGGATGGACCTGGGAGTTAT AGGGTCTGCAGCAGCTAATACACTCTCCCAGCTCTACATATGTTCCTTCTTGTTTGCTTACATTTATTGGAAGAAGCTACATGTGAAAACATGGGGAG GTTGGACCACAGAAGCGCTGCAGGAGTGGGGCTCTTATATGAAACTAGCCATCCCCAGTACACTGATGCTGTGTTTCGAATGGTGGATCTATGAGCTTGGGGGATTCCTTGCAG gCATGCTGAGTGAAGTGGACCTGGCTGCTCAACATGTGGTCATAATGCTGGCTTTCATCAACTACATG TTCCCCATGGGGATCCAGGCTGCAGCATGTGTTCGTGTGGGGAATGCTCTTGGGGCCGGAGACACAGCTGGGGCCATCCTCACCAGCAAGGTGTCCCTCGCTCTCTCAG GTTCAATGGCAGTAATTCAGGGAATTGTGCTGATCTCTACTAAAACAGTGATCGCCTTCATGTTTACTTCTGATGA TCAGATCATAGATCTGGTCTCTCAACTTCTCAATGTGTACTGTGTCCTTCAGTTCTTTGATGGGCTAGTG tgtgtgtgcatgggcatCATCCTGGGCACGGGCCAACAGAAGATAGCAGCGATGGCTAATCTTATCACCTACTACTGTTTGGGCCTTCCACTGGGCATCTCTTTGATGTTCACAGCAGGCCTGAGGGTCCTAG GGTTCTGGTTAGGCCTGTTCATCTGTGTAATTCTACAGTCCATCTTCTTCATCACTGTCATCTTCAGGCTCAACTGGAAGAGAATGACAGGGAAG GCTGTGAAACGAGCTGGAAAGGCTGGACATATGGTGTCAATGAGGAGTATAGTTGCACCTGAAGCCACAGAGAACAGTGGAAGG ACAGTGAATGGATACATTTCAGTGAGTACTGAGGGCCAGGAAGACCTCAGGGGAAGCAATGGGACCCCAGAGGTGAAGAGGGAGGATGGGAGCCCCAATGGAATGCTTTCCACCACCCAGCTGGTCCTGAGGAGAGGTCTCACTGTACTGGCTGCCATTGTCATCCTGGCTGTGGGGACCTGTGTACATCTTCTCCTGCCTCTACCAATCAGCTCATGGAGCAATCTAAGTGTAGACTGGAGCAACACTACCTTTACCACTACCTCCCCCCCTAAACTCGCCCCGTCAACAGTTCTCATCTAG